One genomic region from Thermocrinis sp. encodes:
- a CDS encoding aminotransferase class I/II-fold pyridoxal phosphate-dependent enzyme, producing MTEEWMFPRVKKLPKYVFAMVNDLKYKLRREGEDIVDLGMGNPDLPPAPHIIEKLCEVARRDNVHGYSASKGIPRLRKAICDFYKRRYGVELDPETQAIMTIGAKEGYSHLILAIVEPGDSIIVSNPTYPIHYYAPIIAGADALSIPIIPDEEEDFEESFLKKIYDTVKSSYRKPKALVLSFPHNPTTLCVSLDFFKEVVGFAKKEGIWIIHDFAYADLGFDGYEPPSILQVEGATDVAVEIYSMSKGFSMAGWRVAFVLGNEILIKNLAHLKSYLDYGVFTPIQVASIIALESPYEIVEKNRDVYQKRRDVLVEGLNRIGWEVQKPKASMFVWARIPEWVGMNSLDFSLFLLKEAKVAISPGIGFGEYGEGYVRFALVENENRIRQAVRGIKRALQKFRQTV from the coding sequence ATGACTGAAGAGTGGATGTTTCCAAGGGTTAAAAAGCTTCCAAAGTATGTATTTGCTATGGTCAATGATCTAAAGTATAAGCTCAGGAGGGAAGGAGAGGACATAGTGGATTTGGGAATGGGAAATCCAGACCTTCCACCCGCTCCGCACATAATAGAGAAGCTCTGCGAGGTGGCAAGAAGGGACAACGTGCACGGATACTCCGCATCAAAGGGAATCCCAAGATTGAGAAAGGCTATATGTGATTTCTACAAAAGGAGGTATGGGGTTGAGTTAGACCCAGAAACCCAAGCCATAATGACCATAGGTGCAAAGGAAGGATATTCGCACCTCATACTGGCCATTGTGGAGCCCGGAGATTCAATCATAGTTTCCAACCCAACTTATCCCATACACTACTATGCACCTATAATAGCTGGTGCGGACGCTCTGTCCATACCTATCATCCCAGATGAAGAAGAAGACTTTGAGGAAAGCTTTCTGAAAAAAATTTACGATACTGTTAAGTCTTCTTACAGAAAACCCAAAGCGTTGGTTCTTAGCTTTCCCCACAATCCTACCACTTTGTGCGTAAGTCTTGACTTTTTCAAAGAAGTGGTCGGCTTTGCAAAAAAGGAGGGCATATGGATAATCCACGATTTTGCCTATGCAGATTTAGGCTTTGATGGATACGAACCTCCAAGCATACTGCAGGTAGAAGGGGCAACTGATGTAGCTGTGGAGATTTATTCAATGTCTAAGGGCTTTTCTATGGCAGGTTGGAGGGTAGCCTTTGTTTTAGGAAACGAAATACTCATAAAAAACTTAGCTCATCTTAAAAGCTACCTTGATTATGGAGTTTTTACACCCATACAGGTAGCGTCAATAATAGCTTTAGAAAGCCCTTACGAAATAGTGGAAAAAAACAGAGATGTTTATCAAAAGAGGCGGGATGTGTTGGTGGAAGGGCTAAACAGAATTGGTTGGGAAGTGCAAAAACCCAAGGCCTCTATGTTCGTTTGGGCTCGCATACCTGAATGGGTTGGTATGAACTCCCTTGATTTCTCTCTCTTTCTGCTAAAGGAAGCAAAGGTGGCTATTTCTCCGGGCATAGGTTTTGGTGAATACGGAGAAGGCTACGTAAGATTTGCGTTGGTAGAAAACGAAAACAGGATAAGACAGGCTGTAAGAGGTATAAAAAGAGCCCTTCAAAAATTCAGACAAACAGTTTAG
- a CDS encoding TraR/DksA C4-type zinc finger protein: MHHLTEEQIAQIKEALLELRNKVLSSAQEQIKDPSNVTFEGGDEIDRANLETGRYISLQRIKTRELKLLRKIDYALYKIDMGSYGICESCGAPIPFERLLARPVTTMCINCKELEEEREHD, encoded by the coding sequence ATGCACCATTTAACTGAAGAGCAGATTGCACAGATAAAGGAAGCGCTCCTTGAGCTTAGGAATAAGGTCCTAAGCTCTGCCCAAGAGCAGATAAAGGATCCATCCAACGTGACCTTTGAGGGTGGAGACGAGATAGACAGGGCTAACTTAGAAACTGGCAGATACATAAGTTTGCAAAGGATAAAAACCAGAGAACTTAAGCTTTTAAGGAAGATAGACTATGCACTGTATAAAATAGATATGGGTAGCTATGGAATATGTGAAAGTTGTGGTGCCCCCATACCTTTTGAAAGGTTGTTGGCAAGACCTGTAACCACCATGTGCATAAACTGCAAGGAATTAGAAGAGGAAAGGGAACATGACTGA
- a CDS encoding rhodanese-like domain-containing protein — MFQVPELTPEEAKKLLEEEKENVLLLDVRTPPEHIQIRIPNSILIPLDELRFAYSSLPKDKKIIVYCRSGERSAFATYLLRHLGYEAYNLAGGILMWNYEKESGIPS, encoded by the coding sequence ATGTTTCAGGTGCCCGAGCTAACGCCAGAAGAGGCAAAAAAGCTTTTGGAAGAAGAAAAAGAAAACGTCCTGCTACTGGATGTGAGAACACCCCCTGAGCACATCCAAATAAGAATACCCAACTCCATACTCATACCCCTTGATGAGTTAAGGTTTGCATACTCAAGCTTACCAAAGGACAAAAAGATCATAGTCTATTGCAGAAGCGGTGAAAGAAGCGCCTTTGCTACCTATCTGCTTAGACACCTTGGATATGAAGCGTACAACTTAGCAGGTGGTATTCTTATGTGGAATTACGAAAAGGAATCGGGCATACCATCGTAA